A window of Drosophila sulfurigaster albostrigata strain 15112-1811.04 chromosome X, ASM2355843v2, whole genome shotgun sequence genomic DNA:
ACAGcaaagttattattttattttcgggCATATGGATTTGAATAACGCATAAATCAAGCTCTTTAACAAGCTACGAGATTGTCTCGTTAgatgcaaaaatgttaaaagttattaaactGCGAATATCTAACCTGACAAATCTTTAAAAAGAGAACACACTTTCAGGATATAACTTTGAGGTAGATGTGATAATCATCTGAAGTTTTAATAGCTGCGTTTCAGTGCTTTCCGTTCAAAATGCAAAGAGGAACTGTCGTCCGTTAAGCGGAGATCTGAGATGGGTGCTAAAACAGACGAAACAATAAACAGATCGGAGATGTTGATGAGATAACGATCTGCAAATGTTGAGCGCATAATTCAAGTACACGCACCCATAAACAAATTATCcactttgttttcatttgattttctgcttttttgtCGTTCTAATAGtatgttcattttttttttttttttttttcttttctttttcttcggTGCTTTGCTCATTTGCTTCTTTGCGTGCAAAGAAATAAACACTGCCAGACCATTAGGTACATAAGTATAcgtattataattaatgtCCGTTTATGAGTAATCGTCGCTTTTAGCCAGCGACGGCGACGCGGGCCCCAAAAATAacccaaaaaaccaaaaaaattaaaaatctggCATTATaactaaaaccaaaaccaaaacattgGCCCAAGATGAAGTGGCGCGATCCAAGTTCCAAGTGCACGGCCCGCAGCTATTGCTACTCGTCGGATTCTAATTTTCAAGCCGATCCCATCCACAATCCAATATTGGATTACTTATCTCACGTTCATTTCGCGTCGCTGTCACTTCGAACTTCTCTGGACTGGTTGAGCCCCAAACGCGGgtcacaaacacaaacaaaaaacaaaaccagcacccaaaaaaaaaaaattaaattaaataaactaaaaaaaaacgcatCATTAATTAAACTTTCGAGGTATTTTGCGTTTGCGCGTTTGTGTTTGTCTCGGTGACTTCCGAAATGGACATGGCTAAAAATAAACGATCAAATAAATAGATTCCACGGCATCCTCCAATCGCGCACAATTCGGCGCCAACACTGTGCTACAAAGCTGAGTTTAAAGAttgaaattaaactaaaatattgttaacttaGAAACTcgacataaaaacaaatcatatTCAAAGCGAGGTTTAAAGatcttaattaaaatgaaatatttgtaacttAGAAAACAAATCGAATTCAGTctttataagtatatatatatttttaaaatttaaatcatcTTTAGCAAATACTATTCTTATATCATCTTTAGGATACTtttcaatttcgaaatttaatattaaattattattatcttatttAGCAAATAAGTgtaatatatcatattatacAATTAGTAAACTAAATGCAAGTTTAAATTCccaaagtacaaaataattcgctaataaaaaatgtattcaaataaaacttaaagttAACTTATAAGTTCACCTCcagttattttttaatgcatttctttGTAgggaatttttaatgttttggtattttaaacATGTAATTCAGTAATTCTATAATATGGTATTTTACATCTAATTATGGATTGTTATATATTTGTGATTGATTCTTGTTATAAGAATGTAATGATATTCTAAATATTGATTCAAtctacaattatttaatactatCAATACTaattagtaattattatagttaatttaatcatatttttctctttcaaCTGTTTCTCTGATTGAATTCCAGCTCGCTTTGGTCCCAATATCATGTTGGATAGATTAGTTGAAACCAGAATGACGGAGCAGAGGCAGAGTTAAAGGTAAATTTGGGTTCCGTTTTGTTCTTCAACAACTTGTACTCGCACTACGAGCTGAGCATCATACTTCTACCATTTTTTGGCTATGCGGCCAAAGAATTTGTACTCGcaattcttttgtgtgtggctGCTATAAAAGTGTTGCCTCACGGCTCCAGTGGCATCAGTAATCGCTCGGTCATCACCCAAGCACAACTCTGAATTCGACATGGTAAGTGATGGGctacacacaacaaaacgGCAACTATTTAATACACACTCTAATTCTAATTCTAATCCTTAATGTTGCAGCGTCCCTTCACCATTTGCACTGCGTTGCTCGCACTTGCCGCCCTGGGCGTGGCCAGTCCTTTGGGCAGCACCTACCTGCCACCTCAGGCCAATGCGTACAGCAGCTACAACACGGCTGCCTCGAGCAGCGCCAGCTCGTATGCTGCTCCACCAGCGGCAACTGGTGGTCACTATGCTGCTAGCCGTTCTCATGGATATGCTCCGTCGGCAGCTGCGCCATCTCGTCAGTACCTGGCACCCGCTGTCCATTCTCAACAGAGCTACTCGGCGGGATACAACTCGGGTTATGCCTCAACGCCAGCCGCCTCGCGCAGCAGCTACAGCGTCGCCCCAGTGGCAGCTCCATCTCGCCAATATCTGGCGCCAGCGACATCCGTAAGCAGCTACTCCACCTCGGGTGCCACGAGCTACTCGGCTCCAAGGACCTCGTACAGCAGCCACTCGtcatctgcagctgcagctccttCGCGCCAGTATCTCGCACCTGCTGCTCACAGCAGCTACTCCGCTCCAGCTGCATCTCACAGCAGTTACTCAGCACCCTCACACAGCAGCTACTCTGCTCCCGCTCGCAGCAGTTACTCCGCTCCAGCTGTTTCCCACTCCAGCTACTCCGCATCGGCTTCATCATATGCCCCCGTCGCAGCTCCATCGCGTCAGTATCTGGCTCCTGCCGCTTCTCATACGAGCAGCTACTCTGCTCCAGCTGTCtcccgcagcagcagctactcTGCTCCAGCTATTTCCCACTCCAGCTACTCTGCTCCAGCCGTCTcccgcagcaacagctactCCGCTCCAGCTCGCTATGCAGCGTCGTCTCATGGCCAGGGTTATGGCAGCCTTTCGGCGGCTTCTTCTGGCTCAGCGCGTAGCCAGGGTCAGGGCTATGGATATTCCGCACCTGCTTCCTTCGGAGGTGGCTATGCTCAGGGTGCAGCTGGCACTCGCTATGCAGCTAATGGAGGTTATCAATATCGTTACAAGCATTAATCTGATCCCTGATCTCTGAAGGCAAAACAACTcgaattcaatcaatactttttttttttgtttgtttttttaataatataaataatcgaAAGCAAAGTGTGCAATAAATGCGAAATACTCCGAaacattattcttaaatcaattttaagcAAAATCCCAATAGAATTAATCACGAACTTTGGAACTTTGACTTTTTAAGTGGTTTATTGTGTCATAATTGCGACAAACTTGTTTCGccttaaaattcaaattactaATCACCTACAACTTAATTGGAAAGCAACGTTTGTAAGTGTAGAATTTGAAAAAGATTCCCAAATGTTCAATCATATTATTTCTATTGACAGAGAATTGTTTAAGCTTAATGATTGCCAACAAGCTACCGAATTTCGGAATGAATATGTTTGCAGTTTAGCATTTAAGTATTCTGGGAACTCATCTAACTGAAACtggaaatatttctttatgttAAAATCATAGCAATTAATACTTTACGGGCGGGTTTCTCATGTTCAAGCTGTTAGTTAGCTGTCACTCGCCTTAATTTATTGTCCACATAAAAACAATgtcaatgcatctgttgttTACGATTGGTTTGCAAatgtcataaaatataataactttttaattagCTGATATCTGTTTAATAGTTAagacaaaatttataaatagatgATAAGATGCAAAATAAACACCCGAAAATCTTTTCCGTATGCTTAACCTTATTGATCAGATGACTGACTGAATGTTTAAAAGTTAACTTATAGATAAGATCAAGCGCTTTATCTGGGTGAATACTTTACATCTCTTTAATCCGCTTAATAGTTGAGGCGAAATtcataaatgaattaaaagaTAGATGCAAAATATCCACTAGAAATTCTCCTCTGTCTTTATCAGATCACATGACTAACTGAAAGTTAAAGAGTTAACTTATAGATAGAACCAAGCGCATTATCTGAGCTCTATAAAGACATTTCTTCAATATGCAACCAATTATTCCAATGCTCAGACATTGAGATACATAAAATACCCatgaatttttttgttattgaatttgtcgaatatatttgataataatattggCAATTAGTTAATATACAAAGGTAAATGTTCATATCTACagttatacaaaaaaaaaatgttaaattacaTGCGAACGTATTATTTGTGGCACTTCTTGTAGGTTAAGGATTTCTTCGACAGTGCTGATCCAATATTTTCGACCAGTGCCTAATAGATATAGCCACCATTGGCAGCGTATTTGGTGTCCAGTCCATTGTAGCCATAGTTTGTGGCAACTGGCAGATAGGCGCGAGAGGGCGTGGCATAGTTGTTATACCCGTTGTTATAAGCATAGCTGTTGTATCCGGACGTGGCTAGTGGAGCACCATAGCCAGACCCGACACCTCCTGATCCCGAGTAGTAGTTGCTACCGGAATATGCGCTACCCGAATACGAGGGATACGATGAGTAGGCATAGCCGCTGGCACCGCTCAGGGGTGGCAAATAACCGCGGGATAACGACAAATGGGAAACATCTGCGGAGCAGGCGGCCAGGGATGCGATGAAAACTAAAACGGCAACGCAGTTCTGCACATGAAAAACAAAGATCGTCAAAATAttgtcaaaaacaaaatattacacaaataatattcactcaaaaaaaaatatatttaacatttattcaGACACACGTCTTTTAAAGGTTGGGACAAACTTGAAATCATCAGGATTTGATTTTAGGGGCGCCATCTGTGTGTcatatgcaatttaatttttccaaCCGTCAAATAAGTTTCTGCAACGCTTTGAATTAGAAGCTCACTGATAGTAACGtaaaactaattattttaaattaatttcaattcaaatctCTGAATATTCACTTTTCCACATTCTTAAACACTTTTGTTTTCGattgaaagttttttttaacttaacaCTTAAAGTAGCGTTTAATTCTTATGTGCGTTATAAAAttcttgaaaaaaaaaacgacaaaagTTTATGTGATTAAACATTTATTGAGGCACAACAAATTGGACTTTTAGTTTTAATCACTTTTCAGTTATATGCACAAACACTTTATTTGCTCATTGCACAGTTCATAGCTGATTATACTTaccatatttttgtattcaaattttttgttagTCCTGAGAGTGGAATTGGGTGCAGTGAAGTTAAACACTGGAACAACGCTGTGTGATGACTGTTGCTCGTTACGGATTTAACGCGACATTTTATACTCTTCTTAAGAAACTTCGAAACtttgttgttaaattaaatatattgtgCACAGCAAATTTTACAACTAATTTGAAACGCCTTTACTCCCCACGAACGGTGACAGACAATGCTCATTACTCACAccggcacaacaacaacaacaacaataacaacaacaaacaactgaactgaactcaaatCGCTTAGAAATACATACTATgcatgtagttgttgttattgttgcttaaCGGATCCCACGATCCCACGACTCATCAGTCGCTTTAAACTCAAAAACTTGGAAAACCTAAACACATGCATTTTGGTAGTTTTGCTTGTggcttattttattttatttcatttttatggtCTCACCACGCCCTGAACCAACCTCCCCTCTTCTATACATAGGCACTTACTCTGCTCTttgtcatgttttttttttagggtaAACATCGTCGCGCGCTCTTTCTTTAATTATACcatttatatacacatacatgtatgtatatgtttttaaatctAACTCTGCTGTTGGTTTTTTATGACATTTTGCGGTTGTCGGTTTAGCGAATGAATCGCTGCTCATAAATCTGCCCGTTATTAATTGTTGCTTAAACAAAGTGCAGTTGGTGTTTTTTTCCTCTACCTTGACTTAGCTGCTCTCTTTTTGACCCCCACCATGGCTTATTAATTGATACCAAATACATAGCTAAAATGTACGATCATTTGTTAATTGATGATGAGTCAGTTAAGtttcattcaaattttcatataatatCGAAAATGGTATCGATTGTCCTAAAAGtaatcaaatatgtatatcaataaTACCAGCTAATTATTTGCACTCATGTGGTGTGGACACATTGATCATTCTAAATGCACTTGTACGATGTTGGCAAAAATTCGATGTATCGACTTATTTCAGAAACGTAGATAATATCGTTAAAGACACCAGGAGTATTCAAGCTCTAGCTAAAGTAAAATATCAAGCAGCAAAATGTCGAATGAGGAATCAGTTTGGATACCCAATTCACACAGCTTTTCCAAGAACGTGATCGACGATACAATTGCGCAACTGCGTGGTGGCAGTCAAGCAATAAGTGCAGCAGAAAAATTGGGACTCTCCAAATTGAAGAAGTTATGGGTGGCCAACTATAAACCCAAGGATCGTCAACCACTTTCAAACCCCGTACCACTACCGCCAAAACCCAAGCGAAAGCCACGACCCAGaaaaagagcaacagcagccagtaAAAAAGTACTTAAGGACGATGAGTACGTGGATGCTACCACATTGGAGGACAATTGTGACGTAGTTTATGGGATTAATATTCCTCCTCTTCGTCCCAATTGGCAATGTCGAAGCTTCAAGCTGAAAGTGAAAGCCCATgtatgcaaaaacaatttagtgGAACCGCTCATCAATTGGCAACTGCTAGATACCATTATGGAGGTGCCGCTGGATGAAGGCACTTCAATATTCCAGAAACATGTTGACGAGATGCTTGAAAAGGATTTGCACTAAAATCCCATTAGATGccaattaaattaagtattttattttcataagtGACTGGTCACATTCGATATAACGGCATTTACTCGaatttcatataaatgtacatacatatgtgtgtgtattttcgGCAAGCAGAAGAAAACTGCAGTAAAGCGCAATTGGACATCGTTCAGTTTGCTTTTTGCAATTCAACATTGGAGTTGAGTTTGCTACAGatctttgtatttgtattttttcttgttaaccgtaataaacttttcttttatgtttaatgtgtgttaatttatgaaacaaaACAAGGTGATTGAAACCACAAACGCCTGGTCTccaattaataatcaaatgtGAGTAACAATttggcaaaataaaatatgcgtgtgcgtgtgtgtgtgccacataACCTCAAATATACACACGTGGatcaatttttctttttgatgtGTAGGGCCGCAAAACTGCGGACAAATCATGTGCGAACACAGTGGAGCTGCTGGTGGTCTCTCTGCCTGTACCTGTGCCAGTGTGCTGCAGTGTTGCTGCTCATTTGCGGTGCGTCTGCTGCCCCCTCGCCGGGATCAGCGCACATGCGGTGCAATGCAGACCAATTCCAGTGCAGAAACGGAGGCTGCATCTTACAGGCGAAGATGTGCGACGGACGTAGCGACTGCACAGACAACTCGGATGAATTGGAATGCGGCAAGTGTTGATCTAATGAGAATGTATTCTAATATGTGAACAGAATTCAATTAGAATATAATTCAAGTGCAACGCGTAGATCTGATTCCAATCGAAATTGCATAATCGTTGTCTAATTTgacaaatattcaaatcaaaatagtACCTTAAATTTGAGATAAACTTTTAACGGCAcctattaattatatataatcgATTGGAATCATGTGTCTGTTCAACGCATCGGAATATCTAATTGGAATGTCAACATACATTTTCTCATTAGACTACAAGCTGTGCCGGGAGCCGCATTGGTTCCCGTGTGCTCAGCCACACGGTGCCTGCCTGGCCAAGGAACTAAAATGCAATGGCATCGAAAATTGTCCCGGCGGCGAGGATGAACGCCACTGTAGCACTGGTGATCGCATATTTATGGACTATGCTCCCCGCAATTGCAGCCAATACGAATATATGTGCCAGGATCACAGCTGCATACCGCTTGACTTTATGTGTGACGGTAAACCGGACTGTGAAGATAACTCAGATGAAAATGCCGGTTGCAAGCAATCGGCTGCCAGCTGCTCCACTGGCCATCTGTGCAACAATGGACGCTGTCTGCAGCGCAAGCAATGGCAATGCGATGGCATCGATGACTGCGGCGACGGCAGCGATGAACGTAATTGCCGTAAGTCACCCACTATTCGAATCTTGGTGATCATCAATCTTAACCAAATATTCCTCACTCATAGCGAATCTCTGCAAGCCAACGCTAGGCAAATTCTTATGCCGCAATCGTGAGCTCTGCTTAAATCTGTCCCAGGTGTGCGATGGCCGAGCAGATTGCTCGGATGGCAGCGATGAGAGCGAGAGCTGCCACGTGAAACCCGATTGCAACAGTACAAAATGTGCGCCAGGTGCCAGCTGTCAAATGATGCCCACAACTGGACCCGAATGCTATTGTCCCGCTGGCTTTCGCATGATGACGTTACAGCAGAAGTGCGAGGACATCAATGAGTGTGATGAACACGATGATTTGTGTAGCCAGCGTTGCGAGAATCACTCGGGTGGCTTTAGCTGTGCCTGCGACGATGGCTATCAACTCGACCCCAGCAATAACCGCACCTGTTATGCCGTCGACAAGGACAATCGTGAGCCACTGCTGCTCTACACTACCCAAGTGTCGGTGGTGGGAATGCGATTGCATCAGCAGCAATCGAAGCTGCGAAATCATGTCTTCACCGTGGCCAGCAATTTGAGTAAAGTGATTGGCGTGGCCTACGATGGCGAGCACGTGTATTGGACAAACATTCAGCACGAGGTGGAGAGCATTGTGCGGGCTAGTGCCGATGGCTCCAATGCCGAAATACTGCTCACGTCTGGCCTCGATGCTCCCGAGGATTTGGCCGTCGATTGGCTGACGGACAACATTTACATCTCAGACAATGTGATGCGACACATTGCAGTCTGTTCGCCGGATGCCGTCACCTGTGTCGTACTCGTCACCCAGGATGTGCATCAGCCGCGTGGTCTGGCCCTCTGGCCACAGCGTGGCCAAATGTTCTGGACCGATTGGGGCAGCAAGCCAATGATAGCGCGTGCCTCAATGGATGGCACTCGCTCGCGACCCATTGTCAGCGACAACATCCATTGGCCCAACGGCATTGCCCTGGACATGCATCAGGAGCGCGTCTATTGGGTGGACGCGAAGCTGGGCACCATTGAGACGGCTCGAACCGATGGCACAGCGCGTCGCATTGTGCTCGATGGCATGCTGAAGCATCCGTATGGCATGGCCGTGTTCGAGGATCAGTTGTACTGGTCGGATTGGGGCACCAAGAGCGTGCATGCGTGCCACAAGTTCACCGGCAAAGGACATCGCATATTGGCCCGAGATCGCAACATTTATGCCGTTCACGTCTACCATCCATCgaagcagccgcagctgcCGCATGCCTGCGAAACGGCCCGTTGTTCGCATCTCTGTCTGCTCGCCGAGAAGGATGCTGGCGGCTACAGTTGCGCCTGTCCCGAGGGCATGCAGTTGTCGCCCATCGATCAGCGAAGTTGTAGACAGGTGCAGAAGAAGCAACTTCTGTACATTGGACTGCGTTCGGTGCTGCTGGAGATTGAGCACACGTCGTTTGGCCGGCATGTGGTCAGTGCATCGCATGTGCTGCCCTGCTACATCAGTGAATTGGTCTACAATCCCATCAACGGCACCATCTTCATTGCGGACAATGTGCAGCGTGCCCTGCTGCTCTACGATCCCCATGAGTCGGGTCAGCGATTGGTCACGCTCATCTACAGCAATCTGGGCAACGTCAGCTCGCTGGCCTTCGATCATTTGGCCCACAATCTGTACTGGACGGACACCGAAAGGCATGTGATTGAGCTGCTCTCGCTGCAGACGGGACAACGGGCGCTGGTGCGTTTCTTTGCCGGCGAAGAGATGCCCATTGGGATCAGCGTGATGCCCGCCGAGGGTTACATGTTTGTGGCGCTGAAGGCGCGTCGCCATACGCACATCGATCACTTGGCATTGAGTGGACTGGGCAGCCAGACGCATGTCTTCGAGGATGATCTGGGCGATGATGACATCAAGTTTGCCGTCGACTACGATTCCCACACCATGTACTGGGCGGATAGCGATGTGAATCGCATCAGTTTCACCAACTACCGCCAGGCACATCAGCAGACCTTCAGTGGCCGCTTTCGGCGACCATATTCGCTCGCTCTGGTTGGTCAGGATCTGTTCTGGACCGAGCTGGGCACTCCAGCCGTCATGTGGACGCACAAGAGCAACATGGGCACACACAAACGCTTCGAGTTCGACACAGGCAATCAGAGGATTGCCTCTGTTCCGCCGCCACCTCGTCACATTCCATTGACAGCCAGTGTTCGCGTCCCTCTGGAGGCCAGATCGCATCCCTGCCAGCAGGCGAATGGCGGCTGCTCGCATGTGTGCGTCAGTGCTGGACAATTTGGCAGTGCCTGCTTGTGCCCCGCTGGATTCGTGTATCGTGATGTCCACAACCGCACCTGCATCGAGGCTTTGGACTGCGAGTTCCGTTGTCGCACCTCTGGCGAATGCCTGACGATGGCGCATCGCTGCAATGGCCGCAAGGATTGTGCCGACGCCTCGGACGAAGCCAACTGTGAGCTGGTCAATGGTGGTGCCACCAAGACGCGCATTAACATCAAGTGTGCCATTGATGAGTTCACGTGCCACAATGGCGAACAGTGCCTGGAGAAGAGCAAGCGTTGCAATGGACAAAAGGAATGCAGCGATGGCTCAGACGAGGATCACTGCGCTCAGTTCGGTATGTACTTGAAATGCTTAATCTCGAAAATGTTTTGTATACTTGAAAGATGACGAAATTTCAACGGTTCTCTCATCTTTCAACTATATTTCCAAAATTCCTCAAGAAAGTTCTCCAAATACTTGAAAAGGTACTCGCATTATTCTCGTGAAAGTTGTATCTTGCAAGATGAGGAAAACATTAGAAATTCATCATCTTTCAAGTATGTAAAACTTTCACAAGAATAatattacaaacaaatttaatgtataAACTTGATATTTGAAGAAATTTCAACGGTTTCCTCATAGCTCAAGCATATACAAATTCCTTAAGATTAAATTTGttagcaatttattttgcagtcaTCATACACA
This region includes:
- the LOC133847779 gene encoding ice-structuring glycoprotein; protein product: MKFFAIVSFALVALVAGDVAHLSKTYLPPRQVAAATYTAPVVSAAPAPSFVASQQYVAPAASYQSASFAAPAPAVESFASESSYVAPAATQTVSYTAPVAKTYAAPAAASFESSYVAPAATQTVSYTAPAAKTYAAAPAASFESSYVAPAATQTVSYTAPVAKTYAAAPAASFESSYVAPAASQTVAYTAPVATFAAKSYAAPAASFVSESSYVAPAATQTVSYTAPAAKTYAAPAASFESSYVAPAATQTVSYTAPAAATFKATTYEAPAAATFTSESYAAPAPVAAASYTAPSYSSSGIDTVYGSNGGYVYARRLASVIARSSPKHNSEFDMRPFTICTALLALAALGVASPLGSTYLPPQANAYSSYNTAASSSASSYAAPPAATGGHYAASRSHGYAPSAAAPSRQYLAPAVHSQQSYSAGYNSGYASTPAASRSSYSVAPVAAPSRQYLAPATSVSSYSTSGATSYSAPRTSYSSHSSSAAAAPSRQYLAPAAHSSYSAPAASHSSYSAPSHSSYSAPARSSYSAPAVSHSSYSASASSYAPVAAPSRQYLAPAASHTSSYSAPAVSRSSSYSAPAISHSSYSAPAVSRSNSYSAPARYAASSHGQGYGSLSAASSGSARSQGQGYGYSAPASFGGGYAQGAAGTRYAANGGYQYRYKH
- the LOC133848109 gene encoding heterogeneous nuclear ribonucleoprotein A/B; amino-acid sequence: MNCVAVLVFIASLAACSADVSHLSLSRGYLPPLSGASGYAYSSYPSYSGSAYSGSNYYSGSGGVGSGYGAPLATSGYNSYAYNNGYNNYATPSRAYLPVATNYGYNGLDTKYAANGGYIY
- the LOC133847283 gene encoding moonshiner; amino-acid sequence: MSNEESVWIPNSHSFSKNVIDDTIAQLRGGSQAISAAEKLGLSKLKKLWVANYKPKDRQPLSNPVPLPPKPKRKPRPRKRATAASKKVLKDDEYVDATTLEDNCDVVYGINIPPLRPNWQCRSFKLKVKAHVCKNNLVEPLINWQLLDTIMEVPLDEGTSIFQKHVDEMLEKDLH